A single genomic interval of Microbacterium hydrocarbonoxydans harbors:
- a CDS encoding M15 family metallopeptidase: MHVQPQPQHAAPRSPIRGPALPIGLAATAIGILLSLAGAPVATSVQTELALPQPLVVQEVPAVEVGATTAADPCAEPRVQQAISVADDAAIIAGFGGGESFRAAVVAGNAPCIALDDPAHVWVVVNKARPLDPIAFDPQSLADIPLQTTTESGQARSDVATAVAELADAAAAEGAGRIGANNGYRSYELQVATHDSHVRDSGQAGADASSARAGHSEHQTGLALDLVACDPACGDIESFGGAAQGEWVAANAWEYGFIVRYEQAGSGITGYKPEPWHLRYIGRELAAAYHQGGYHTLEQFFGLPAAPDYAH, from the coding sequence ATGCACGTCCAGCCGCAGCCTCAGCATGCGGCCCCGCGGTCCCCGATCCGCGGCCCCGCACTTCCGATCGGCCTCGCCGCGACCGCCATCGGCATCCTGCTGTCCCTCGCCGGTGCTCCGGTGGCGACCTCCGTGCAGACCGAGCTGGCGCTGCCCCAGCCGCTCGTCGTGCAGGAGGTGCCGGCCGTCGAGGTCGGTGCGACCACCGCGGCGGACCCGTGCGCCGAGCCCCGCGTGCAGCAGGCGATCTCGGTCGCCGACGATGCGGCGATCATCGCGGGCTTCGGTGGGGGCGAGAGCTTCCGGGCGGCCGTCGTCGCCGGCAACGCCCCGTGCATCGCCCTCGACGACCCCGCCCACGTCTGGGTGGTCGTGAATAAGGCGCGGCCTCTCGACCCGATCGCGTTCGATCCGCAGTCCCTCGCCGACATCCCGCTGCAGACGACCACCGAGTCCGGGCAGGCGCGCTCCGACGTGGCGACGGCAGTGGCTGAGCTGGCCGACGCCGCAGCTGCGGAGGGGGCGGGACGCATCGGCGCGAACAACGGCTACCGGTCGTACGAACTGCAGGTGGCGACGCACGACTCGCACGTGCGCGACAGCGGTCAGGCGGGAGCGGATGCCTCCTCGGCGCGCGCGGGTCACAGCGAGCATCAGACCGGGCTCGCCCTCGATCTCGTCGCCTGCGATCCGGCGTGCGGCGACATCGAGTCGTTCGGCGGCGCCGCGCAGGGGGAGTGGGTGGCGGCGAACGCCTGGGAGTACGGCTTCATCGTCCGATATGAGCAGGCGGGGTCGGGGATCACCGGCTACAAGCCGGAGCCGTGGCATCTGCGGTACATCGGTCGGGAGCTCGCTGCGGCCTACCATCAGGGCGGGTATCACACCCTCGAGCAGTTCTTCGGCCTCCCTGCCGCGCCCGACTACGCGCACTGA
- a CDS encoding Rv2578c family radical SAM protein, which produces MRWQGQKLGDVDAAALPGLEDRSSVLRTVTTPEFAGMTFHEVLSKSALNHVPGASRMPFAWTINPYRGCSHACVYCFARGTHEYLDLDGGSDFDSQIVVKVNVVEVLQRELRRGSWEHETVALGTNTDPYQRAEGRYKLMPGIIDALATSGTPMSILTKGTLIRRDIPLLVKAALRVPVDIQMSIAMYDDDLQKAIEPGTPTTQARLDTVRALRDAGFRVTVFLMPIMPHLTDSVEAIDTALRRIKEAGASRVIYGALHLRAGVKPWFLQWLGDYRPDLVSSYRGLYPGITAEAPKGYRKWLAQRARPLIRLHGLDGQHEDDYPVRGIRSSALPPRPAAAPAPAQPMLF; this is translated from the coding sequence ATGCGGTGGCAAGGTCAGAAGCTCGGTGACGTCGATGCCGCTGCGCTGCCCGGGCTCGAGGATCGCTCGAGCGTCCTCCGCACGGTGACCACGCCCGAGTTCGCGGGGATGACGTTCCACGAGGTCCTGTCGAAGTCGGCGCTCAACCACGTCCCGGGCGCATCCCGCATGCCCTTCGCGTGGACCATCAATCCTTACCGCGGGTGCAGTCACGCGTGCGTGTACTGCTTCGCCCGCGGCACGCACGAGTACCTCGACCTCGACGGCGGATCGGACTTCGACTCTCAGATCGTGGTGAAGGTCAACGTCGTCGAGGTGCTGCAGCGCGAGCTGCGCCGCGGCAGCTGGGAGCACGAGACCGTCGCGCTCGGGACGAACACGGATCCGTACCAGCGGGCGGAGGGGCGATACAAGCTGATGCCCGGCATCATCGACGCCCTCGCGACGTCGGGCACCCCGATGTCGATCCTCACCAAGGGAACGCTGATCCGACGCGACATCCCGCTGCTCGTGAAGGCAGCGCTGCGGGTGCCGGTCGACATCCAGATGTCCATCGCGATGTACGACGACGACCTGCAGAAGGCGATCGAGCCCGGCACGCCGACGACGCAGGCGCGACTCGACACCGTGCGGGCACTGCGGGATGCCGGGTTCCGCGTCACGGTCTTCCTGATGCCGATCATGCCGCACCTCACGGACTCGGTCGAGGCGATCGATACCGCTCTGCGACGTATCAAGGAGGCGGGAGCCAGCCGCGTCATCTACGGCGCGCTCCACCTGCGCGCCGGCGTGAAGCCCTGGTTCCTGCAATGGCTGGGCGACTACCGCCCCGACCTGGTCTCCTCGTATCGCGGGCTGTATCCGGGCATCACGGCCGAGGCGCCCAAGGGCTATCGGAAGTGGCTCGCCCAGCGCGCTCGCCCGCTGATCCGGCTGCACGGCCTCGACGGCCAGCATGAAGACGACTACCCGGTGCGCGGCATCCGGTCATCCGCGCTGCCCCCGCGCCCCGCCGCCGCGCCCGCTCCGGCGCAGCCCATGCTGTTCTGA
- a CDS encoding YaeQ family protein yields MATGSTMHTFDVQLADMDRAVYDDFSLRVARHPSETDAYMLTRVLAYGLEFAEGIAFGGGISQTDEPAVLVRDLTGSITAWIEVGAPDAERLHYGSRLADRTVVYTHRDPAKVMAPWADKRIHRSEDIRVFSFDPGFVESAAPLIERRNTATLTVTEQVLYLDLNGTSLTTAIHEHQLG; encoded by the coding sequence ATGGCTACCGGCTCCACGATGCACACGTTCGACGTCCAGTTGGCCGACATGGATCGTGCGGTGTACGACGACTTCTCGCTGCGCGTCGCGCGGCATCCGTCCGAGACTGACGCGTACATGCTCACCCGCGTGCTCGCCTATGGACTCGAGTTCGCGGAGGGCATCGCCTTCGGCGGCGGCATCTCCCAGACGGATGAACCCGCCGTGCTCGTGCGGGACCTCACCGGGAGCATCACGGCCTGGATCGAGGTGGGCGCGCCGGACGCCGAGCGGCTGCACTACGGCAGCAGACTCGCCGACCGCACCGTCGTCTACACGCACCGAGACCCGGCCAAGGTCATGGCGCCGTGGGCGGACAAGCGCATCCACCGCTCCGAGGACATCCGCGTGTTCAGCTTCGATCCCGGCTTCGTCGAATCGGCTGCGCCGCTGATCGAGCGGCGCAACACCGCCACGCTCACGGTGACCGAGCAGGTGCTGTACCTCGACCTCAACGGCACGTCGCTGACGACTGCGATCCACGAACACCAACTCGGCTGA
- a CDS encoding DEAD/DEAH box helicase, which produces MPKNKKPRGGRPSANFEPRYGANKTSFHDRHAGGRDSARDTRDSRDSRGGRADAGERRTPAAGFDRRPGSRSASHRGYRPAEEGGAPKQRWSSQERAGRDEARGIRNRAESGRREAPHNRDDRLRYNDRSTGFDRPRRDDRGGQRPTGPGTYRDERGGQRDERPRRDDRGAGTQRQGFRDNDHRDGGRPGRDDRRDQRSGGFRDDRGGQRFSRDDRPQRDDRGASERPRFNRDDRPARSGDRTERPRFDRAASERPRFDRDDRPRRDDRGAGPRRDDRGGYERPERSYDADRARRAFDRDRTQRSIEGGRDERSRPSTGGAYRTDRPRPLTSDTRGRPSRNERPSRNDWNATSSAAPAKKFEPTDDVVHERLEAKSVAAVEVDGVTFGDLGLGSNIVETLVGMGAATPFPIQAASIPAVLAGRDVLARGRTGSGKTIAFGAPLVERVLQSQAGKRREFGRSPRAIILAPTRELALQIDRTIQPIARSVGLFTTQIYGGVPQGRQVGALKKGVDIVIGTPGRIEDLINQGKLDLSDCRIAVLDEADHMCELGFVEPVQRILRHTADGSQKLLFSATLDREVAALVDEFLVDPAVYEVAGEDQDSSTIEHRVLVIEHRDKADILTSLVDRDGKTLVFARTRAYADMLAEQFDDAGIPAVSLHGDLNQAKRTRNLERLTSGRVNVLVATDVAARGIHVDDIDLVVQADAPDEYKTYLHRSGRTGRAGRSGRVVTLITRQRQRRMSELLERAEIDAPFENARLDDDLIEEIAGRVPTTADLTA; this is translated from the coding sequence ATGCCCAAGAACAAGAAGCCCCGCGGCGGACGTCCGTCCGCCAACTTCGAGCCGCGCTACGGCGCGAACAAGACCTCGTTCCACGACCGCCACGCCGGCGGACGCGACAGCGCTCGCGACACTCGCGATTCCCGTGATTCCCGCGGTGGACGCGCGGATGCCGGCGAGCGGCGCACCCCGGCGGCCGGTTTCGACCGTCGTCCCGGTAGCCGCAGCGCCAGTCACCGCGGCTACCGTCCCGCCGAAGAGGGCGGCGCTCCCAAGCAGCGCTGGTCGTCGCAGGAGCGCGCCGGGCGCGATGAGGCCCGCGGCATCCGCAACCGTGCCGAGTCGGGTCGTCGTGAGGCGCCGCACAACCGCGACGACCGTCTGCGCTACAACGACCGCTCCACGGGCTTCGACCGTCCGCGTCGCGATGACCGTGGCGGCCAGCGTCCGACCGGTCCCGGCACGTACCGCGATGAGCGCGGCGGCCAGCGTGACGAGCGTCCGCGTCGTGACGACCGCGGTGCCGGCACGCAGCGCCAGGGCTTCCGCGACAACGATCACCGGGATGGCGGACGTCCTGGTCGTGACGACCGCCGCGACCAGCGCTCCGGCGGCTTCCGCGACGATCGCGGTGGCCAGCGCTTCTCGCGCGACGACCGCCCGCAGCGCGACGACCGCGGCGCGTCCGAGCGTCCGCGCTTCAACCGCGACGACCGTCCTGCCCGTTCGGGAGACCGCACCGAGCGTCCGCGCTTCGACCGCGCGGCATCCGAGCGTCCCCGCTTCGACCGTGACGACCGTCCGCGTCGCGATGACCGTGGCGCAGGCCCGCGTCGCGATGACCGTGGCGGGTACGAGCGCCCCGAGCGCTCGTACGACGCCGACCGTGCGCGTCGTGCTTTCGACCGTGACCGCACTCAGCGTTCGATCGAGGGTGGCCGCGACGAGCGTTCACGTCCCTCGACCGGTGGCGCGTACCGCACCGATCGTCCCCGTCCGCTGACGTCGGACACCCGCGGGCGGCCGTCGCGCAACGAGCGACCCAGCCGGAACGACTGGAACGCCACGTCGAGCGCGGCACCCGCCAAGAAGTTCGAGCCGACCGACGACGTCGTGCACGAGCGCCTCGAGGCGAAGTCCGTCGCGGCCGTCGAGGTCGACGGTGTGACCTTCGGCGATCTGGGCCTCGGATCCAACATCGTCGAGACGCTCGTCGGCATGGGCGCGGCGACGCCGTTCCCGATCCAGGCAGCCAGCATCCCGGCCGTCCTCGCCGGTCGCGACGTGCTGGCCCGCGGGCGCACCGGCTCCGGCAAGACGATCGCCTTCGGCGCTCCGCTCGTCGAGCGGGTGCTGCAGTCGCAGGCCGGCAAGCGTCGTGAGTTCGGACGGTCCCCTCGCGCGATCATCCTTGCGCCGACGCGCGAGCTCGCCCTGCAGATCGACCGCACCATCCAGCCGATCGCGCGCAGCGTCGGTCTGTTCACCACGCAGATCTACGGCGGCGTGCCCCAGGGGCGTCAGGTGGGTGCGCTCAAGAAGGGCGTGGACATCGTCATCGGCACCCCCGGTCGCATCGAGGACCTCATCAACCAGGGCAAGCTCGACCTGTCGGACTGCCGCATCGCGGTGCTCGACGAGGCCGACCACATGTGCGAGCTCGGATTCGTCGAGCCTGTGCAGCGCATCCTGCGTCACACGGCTGACGGGAGCCAGAAGCTCCTCTTCTCGGCCACGCTCGACCGTGAAGTCGCGGCTCTCGTCGACGAGTTCCTCGTCGACCCGGCCGTCTACGAGGTTGCCGGCGAAGACCAGGACTCGAGCACCATCGAGCACCGCGTGCTCGTGATCGAGCACCGCGACAAGGCCGACATCCTCACCTCGCTCGTCGACCGTGACGGCAAGACCCTGGTCTTCGCCCGCACGCGCGCCTACGCCGACATGCTCGCCGAGCAGTTCGACGACGCCGGGATCCCTGCGGTCTCGCTCCACGGTGACCTGAACCAGGCCAAGCGCACGCGCAACCTCGAGCGTCTGACGTCGGGTCGGGTCAACGTGCTCGTCGCCACGGACGTCGCTGCCCGCGGCATCCACGTCGATGACATCGATCTGGTCGTCCAGGCCGACGCCCCCGACGAGTACAAGACGTACCTGCACCGTTCCGGCCGCACCGGCCGTGCCGGTCGCTCGGGTCGCGTCGTGACCCTCATCACGCGTCAGCGTCAGCGTCGCATGAGCGAGCTGCTCGAGCGCGCCGAGATCGACGCGCCGTTCGAGAACGCCCGCCTCGACGACGACCTGATCGAGGAGATCGCCGGTCGCGTGCCGACCACCGCCGACCTCACGGCCTGA
- a CDS encoding aldose 1-epimerase family protein, with protein sequence MNSASPTGTQVHLQLGDVSAQIAQVGASLRSLRIGAVDLIAPYPLDAPTPSCSGVVLVPWPNRVRDGLWSDEGTERQLAITEPKFRNASHGLLRFVAYDIEDSASATTLSATIFPQTGYPYLVETSVTYVLRADGIDVTHALTNRSATAAPVALGTHPFLTIGDVDPHDLVLRIPAQTAIDTDERMLPTGARAADASLRDGVRIGDVSLDTGFTDLERDADGLVRHSLTAPDGRRLTLWQGAGFDFVQVFTTEKYPGQTLAVAIEPMTAPADALNSGVGLRRLAPGETWTLEWGITLD encoded by the coding sequence GTGAACTCCGCTTCCCCCACCGGCACACAGGTCCATCTCCAGCTCGGCGACGTCAGCGCGCAGATCGCGCAGGTGGGCGCCTCGCTGCGCTCGCTGCGCATCGGTGCGGTCGACCTCATCGCGCCGTACCCGCTCGACGCGCCGACCCCGTCGTGCTCCGGCGTGGTGCTCGTGCCCTGGCCGAACCGGGTGCGCGACGGACTCTGGAGCGACGAGGGCACGGAGCGGCAGCTCGCGATCACCGAGCCGAAGTTCCGGAACGCCAGTCACGGGCTGCTGCGATTCGTCGCGTATGACATCGAGGACTCGGCATCGGCGACCACGCTCAGCGCCACGATCTTCCCCCAGACCGGCTACCCGTACCTTGTCGAGACGAGCGTGACCTACGTGCTGCGCGCCGACGGCATCGACGTCACGCACGCGCTCACCAACCGCTCGGCCACCGCCGCGCCTGTCGCGCTCGGAACCCACCCCTTCCTCACGATCGGCGATGTCGATCCGCACGACCTCGTCCTGCGGATCCCGGCGCAGACCGCCATCGACACCGACGAGCGGATGCTGCCCACCGGTGCACGAGCAGCGGATGCCTCCCTGCGCGATGGCGTCCGGATCGGCGACGTCAGCCTCGACACCGGATTCACCGACCTCGAGCGCGATGCCGACGGACTCGTACGGCACTCGCTGACCGCGCCGGACGGTCGCCGCCTCACCCTCTGGCAGGGTGCGGGCTTCGACTTCGTGCAGGTCTTCACGACCGAGAAGTACCCGGGTCAGACGCTCGCGGTCGCGATCGAGCCGATGACCGCTCCCGCCGATGCCCTGAACAGCGGCGTCGGCCTGCGCCGACTCGCTCCTGGTGAGACCTGGACCCTCGAATGGGGCATCACGCTCGACTGA
- a CDS encoding efflux RND transporter permease subunit, whose product MSKLAVLSLKNRALIALITIVAAVFGGLALTNLKQELIPSLELPNLMVMTTYPGASPEVVENDVSTPIESAIQGVPGLEGTTATSTTNASIVQATFAYGTNLATAEQKIQQALNRISGQLPEDVSPQVLTVSIDDFPVIQVAVTGFEDAENAQAELQSVAIPDLEDVDGVNAAEIIGGVGQRITITPDVAKLAAAGQSTQAISTALQQNGTLFPGGDITEDGQTLTVQTGAKITSVEEIAALPLVGTNETIGDVASVVQQTDPVSSISRVDGEDALSISITKLPAANTVEVSQGVIAALDEIGEAFPDAEFTIIFDQAPFIVQSIETLATEGLLGLAFAVLVILLFLLSVRSTLVTAISIPTSVLITFIGLQAFGYSLNILTLGALTIAIGRVVDDSIVVIENIKRHYVGDADKGDAIRLAVREVAMAVTSSTITTVAVFLPIVFVGDMVGELFRPFAMTVSIAMVASLLVSLTIVPVLAYWFLRPGKPLLDENGVQIDPEDPAAPPTWLQRQYRPILGWTLKHSGLTVILAVVVLGATLAAAPLMKVNFLSDSGQNTMTVTQDLGPTASLETKSEAAIAVEDALLDIDGVTHVQASIGSSGSALRDAFSGGAGVTYSVLTDGDADQEKLRASVQDAIEDLTDVGEVSVAASAGLGSSDIEISVSASNADDLQTATTAVVDELDGRDGIGQITDNLAAALPYLAVVVDRDAAAQRGLSEAAVGSIVSNTMRPQQLGSVEIDDTALTVYLATSEPPATAQALRELAIPTPLGVVQLQDIAAVEERNGPTSITTEQGRRTATITVPPASDNLAVATQSVTAALAAVDLPDGASAEVGGVASQQADSFSQLGLAMLAAILIVYVVMVATFKSLRQPLLLLVSVPFAATGAIVLQIVTGVPLGVASLIGVLMLIGIVVTNAIVLIDLVNQYREKGLSTIDAVKAGGEKRLRPILMTALATILALTPMALGVTGHGGFISQPLALVVIGGLISSTVLTLIVLPTLYNLVEGAKERRRARRAESGDDGSAAVEGDGPADGPVTSGGTGASSGAVPAGGLAPATAGSFGSASGSDLPHANQLTRRELRERGE is encoded by the coding sequence TTGTCGAAACTCGCCGTCCTGAGTCTCAAGAACCGCGCACTGATCGCGCTGATCACGATCGTCGCCGCCGTGTTCGGCGGACTCGCTCTGACGAACCTCAAGCAGGAGCTCATCCCGTCGCTCGAGCTGCCCAACCTGATGGTCATGACGACCTACCCCGGCGCCTCGCCCGAGGTCGTCGAGAACGACGTCTCGACGCCGATCGAGTCGGCGATCCAGGGCGTGCCGGGGCTCGAGGGCACGACGGCGACGAGTACGACGAACGCCTCGATCGTGCAGGCCACGTTCGCCTACGGCACGAACCTTGCGACCGCCGAGCAGAAGATCCAGCAGGCGCTCAACCGCATCTCCGGCCAGCTGCCCGAGGACGTGAGCCCGCAGGTGCTGACGGTGTCGATCGACGACTTCCCGGTGATCCAGGTGGCGGTGACCGGGTTCGAGGATGCGGAGAACGCGCAGGCCGAGCTGCAGAGCGTGGCCATCCCCGACCTCGAGGACGTCGACGGGGTCAACGCCGCCGAGATCATCGGCGGGGTCGGACAGCGGATCACGATCACCCCCGACGTCGCGAAGCTCGCGGCGGCAGGGCAGAGCACGCAGGCCATCAGTACGGCGCTGCAGCAGAACGGCACGCTGTTCCCCGGCGGCGACATCACCGAGGACGGGCAGACGCTCACGGTGCAGACCGGGGCGAAGATCACATCCGTCGAGGAGATCGCCGCCCTGCCGCTGGTCGGCACGAACGAGACGATCGGTGACGTCGCCAGCGTCGTGCAGCAGACCGATCCGGTGTCGTCGATCTCGCGCGTCGACGGCGAGGACGCGCTGTCGATCTCGATCACGAAGCTGCCGGCCGCGAACACCGTCGAGGTGTCGCAGGGGGTCATCGCGGCGCTCGACGAGATCGGCGAGGCCTTCCCGGATGCCGAGTTCACGATCATCTTCGACCAGGCGCCGTTCATCGTGCAGTCCATCGAGACGCTCGCGACCGAGGGGCTGCTCGGGCTCGCTTTCGCGGTGCTCGTCATCCTGCTCTTCCTGCTGTCGGTCCGGTCGACACTCGTCACGGCGATCTCGATCCCGACGAGCGTGCTGATCACCTTCATCGGCCTGCAGGCGTTCGGCTACTCGCTCAACATCCTCACCCTCGGCGCGCTGACGATCGCGATCGGCCGTGTGGTCGACGACTCGATCGTCGTGATCGAGAACATCAAGCGCCACTACGTCGGCGACGCCGACAAGGGCGATGCGATCCGTCTCGCCGTCCGCGAGGTCGCGATGGCGGTGACCTCGTCGACCATCACCACGGTCGCGGTGTTCCTGCCGATCGTCTTCGTGGGAGACATGGTGGGCGAGCTGTTCCGGCCGTTCGCGATGACCGTGTCGATCGCGATGGTCGCCTCCCTGCTCGTCTCGCTGACGATCGTCCCGGTGCTCGCCTACTGGTTCCTCCGCCCCGGCAAGCCGCTGCTCGACGAGAACGGCGTGCAGATCGATCCTGAGGACCCGGCCGCACCGCCGACCTGGCTGCAGCGCCAGTATCGGCCGATCCTCGGGTGGACCCTCAAGCACTCGGGTCTCACCGTGATCCTCGCCGTCGTGGTGCTGGGCGCCACGCTCGCCGCCGCTCCGCTGATGAAGGTCAACTTCCTCAGCGACTCCGGTCAGAACACCATGACCGTCACGCAGGACCTCGGGCCGACCGCGAGCCTGGAGACCAAGTCCGAAGCGGCGATCGCCGTCGAGGATGCGCTGCTCGACATCGACGGGGTCACGCACGTGCAGGCCTCGATCGGATCGAGCGGCTCCGCGCTGCGGGATGCCTTCTCGGGCGGCGCCGGCGTGACGTACTCGGTGCTCACCGACGGCGACGCCGATCAGGAGAAGCTGCGCGCCTCGGTTCAGGACGCGATCGAAGACCTCACCGACGTCGGAGAGGTGTCTGTGGCGGCATCCGCCGGCCTCGGCTCGAGCGACATCGAGATCTCGGTGTCGGCGTCGAACGCCGACGACCTGCAGACCGCGACCACCGCCGTGGTCGACGAGCTCGACGGGCGGGACGGCATCGGCCAGATCACCGACAACCTCGCGGCCGCTCTGCCGTACCTCGCCGTCGTGGTCGACCGTGATGCGGCCGCCCAGCGGGGTCTGTCGGAGGCGGCGGTCGGCTCCATCGTCTCGAACACGATGCGCCCGCAGCAGCTCGGATCCGTCGAGATCGACGACACCGCGCTCACCGTCTACCTCGCGACGTCCGAGCCGCCGGCCACCGCACAGGCTCTGCGCGAGCTCGCGATCCCGACGCCCCTCGGCGTGGTGCAGCTGCAGGACATCGCCGCCGTCGAGGAGCGCAACGGCCCCACCTCCATCACCACGGAGCAGGGACGCCGCACCGCGACGATCACGGTGCCCCCGGCATCCGACAACCTCGCGGTCGCCACCCAGTCGGTCACCGCGGCGCTCGCCGCCGTCGACCTGCCGGACGGCGCCTCGGCAGAGGTCGGCGGAGTCGCCTCGCAGCAGGCCGACTCGTTCTCGCAGCTCGGCCTCGCGATGCTCGCGGCCATCCTGATCGTGTACGTGGTGATGGTGGCGACGTTCAAGTCGCTGCGTCAGCCGCTGCTGCTCCTCGTCTCGGTGCCGTTCGCCGCGACCGGCGCGATCGTGCTGCAGATCGTCACGGGGGTCCCGCTCGGTGTCGCCTCGCTGATCGGCGTGCTGATGCTGATCGGCATCGTGGTCACGAACGCGATCGTGCTCATCGACCTCGTGAACCAGTATCGCGAAAAGGGACTGTCGACGATCGACGCCGTCAAGGCCGGCGGCGAGAAGCGTCTGCGCCCCATTCTCATGACGGCCCTCGCGACGATCCTCGCCCTCACCCCGATGGCACTCGGGGTGACCGGCCACGGCGGGTTCATCTCGCAGCCGCTGGCGCTCGTCGTGATCGGCGGGCTCATCTCCTCGACCGTGCTGACGCTGATCGTGCTGCCGACGCTCTACAACCTCGTGGAGGGGGCGAAGGAGCGGCGCCGGGCCCGGCGGGCCGAGTCGGGCGACGACGGGTCTGCGGCGGTCGAGGGCGATGGTCCGGCGGACGGCCCGGTCACCTCCGGTGGAACTGGTGCCTCGAGTGGTGCTGTTCCTGCGGGTGGTCTGGCGCCGGCCACTGCGGGCTCCTTTGGCTCGGCATCAGGTTCCGACCTGCCGCATGCGAACCAGCTGACGCGACGCGAGCTGCGCGAGCGCGGCGAGTAG
- a CDS encoding TetR/AcrR family transcriptional regulator — protein sequence MSEGTRRRRDPEARRLAIVTAAAELIVEIGVDALTHRKVATRAGVPLGSTTQYFATLDDLRNAAIGALAVEIEARIDETRRAVVVEGVTPEGLARLVRRGLEDAHAIQADRAVVTAAVHDPRVRAFARQWSDEIVGFIAPVHGVNRARAAAVFIDGVLWHSQIHDEPLDEELIRDALAGILTPSPASAPASTDAASAAAASAASAASA from the coding sequence ATGAGCGAGGGCACACGCCGCCGTCGTGATCCCGAGGCGCGCCGCCTCGCGATCGTCACGGCCGCTGCCGAGCTGATCGTCGAGATCGGCGTCGACGCCCTCACCCATCGCAAGGTCGCGACGAGGGCCGGCGTGCCGCTCGGTTCGACGACGCAGTACTTCGCCACGCTCGACGATCTGCGCAATGCCGCGATCGGCGCGCTCGCCGTCGAGATCGAGGCGCGCATCGACGAGACCCGGCGTGCCGTGGTCGTCGAAGGGGTGACGCCGGAAGGTCTTGCCCGACTCGTGCGGCGCGGTCTCGAAGACGCGCACGCCATCCAGGCCGATCGTGCCGTGGTCACCGCCGCCGTCCACGATCCGCGGGTGCGCGCATTCGCCCGGCAGTGGTCGGATGAGATCGTCGGATTCATCGCGCCCGTGCACGGCGTGAACCGTGCCCGCGCGGCCGCCGTCTTCATCGACGGCGTACTCTGGCACTCTCAGATCCACGACGAGCCGCTCGACGAAGAGCTCATCCGCGACGCCCTCGCCGGGATCCTGACCCCCTCTCCGGCGTCCGCTCCCGCATCCACCGACGCTGCTTCTGCTGCTGCTGCTTCTGCTGCTTCTGCTGCTTCTGCCTGA
- a CDS encoding Gfo/Idh/MocA family protein codes for MDLTIGLIGFGARATLREEVHRPGRGSRITAVCDPSERARDDARRLLPDALVTDDLDELLASGIDAVMVLTPDDTHASLSIRALEVGVAVFCEKPLAIDLADADAMLETARRTGSRLYIGHNMRHMPVITLMRGLIQDGRIGDVRAVWVRHFVGHGGDYYFKDWHADRRRTTGLLLQKGAHDIDIIHWLAGAYTEQVAAMGELSVYGDITDRRERVGERMPDWFSVDNWPPTSLTGLNPVIDVEDISMVNMRLTGGILASYQQCHFAPDYWRNYTVIGTEGRIENFGDTAGSEVRLWNRRHRGAADADETFIVPEAADAGHDGADALLVAEFLRFVRDGGPTETSPVAAREAVAAGILATESLRGDGSAIAVPPLDADLIAYFERGQVE; via the coding sequence GTGGATCTCACCATCGGACTCATCGGCTTCGGCGCGCGCGCCACACTCCGCGAGGAGGTGCACCGCCCCGGTCGGGGATCGCGCATCACCGCGGTCTGCGACCCCTCGGAACGTGCTCGCGATGACGCACGACGCCTGCTCCCCGACGCTCTCGTCACCGACGATCTGGACGAGCTGCTCGCCTCGGGGATCGACGCCGTGATGGTGCTGACGCCCGACGACACGCACGCCTCCCTCAGCATCCGTGCGCTCGAGGTGGGGGTCGCGGTGTTCTGCGAGAAGCCGCTCGCGATCGATCTCGCCGATGCCGACGCGATGCTCGAGACGGCCCGCCGCACCGGCAGCCGCCTCTACATCGGGCACAACATGCGCCACATGCCCGTCATCACACTGATGCGCGGACTGATCCAGGACGGCCGGATCGGCGACGTCAGGGCCGTCTGGGTGCGCCACTTCGTCGGGCACGGCGGCGACTACTACTTCAAGGACTGGCATGCCGACCGACGACGCACCACCGGCCTGCTGCTGCAGAAGGGCGCGCACGACATCGACATCATCCATTGGCTCGCCGGCGCGTACACCGAGCAGGTGGCCGCGATGGGCGAACTCAGCGTCTACGGCGACATCACCGATCGACGCGAGCGGGTCGGCGAGCGGATGCCGGACTGGTTCAGCGTCGACAACTGGCCGCCCACCTCGCTCACGGGTCTGAACCCGGTGATCGACGTCGAGGACATCTCGATGGTGAACATGCGGCTCACCGGCGGCATCCTCGCCTCCTACCAGCAGTGCCATTTCGCCCCCGACTACTGGCGCAACTACACGGTGATCGGCACGGAAGGGCGCATCGAGAACTTCGGCGACACGGCGGGCAGCGAGGTCAGACTGTGGAACCGGCGGCATCGCGGAGCGGCCGATGCGGACGAGACGTTCATCGTCCCCGAGGCGGCGGATGCCGGGCATGATGGCGCCGATGCGCTCCTCGTCGCCGAGTTCCTCCGCTTCGTGCGCGACGGGGGACCCACTGAGACCTCGCCCGTGGCTGCTCGCGAGGCGGTCGCCGCCGGCATCCTCGCGACGGAGTCGCTGCGGGGAGACGGCTCGGCGATCGCGGTGCCTCCGCTGGATGCCGACCTCATCGCTTACTTCGAGCGGGGTCAGGTCGAGTAG